The Prevotella melaninogenica genome window below encodes:
- the yajC gene encoding preprotein translocase subunit YajC has product MNTTLILAAQAAGQGSPMPMIIMMVAIFAIMWFFMIRPQQKKQKEIRAFQNALSAGDSVVTGGGIYGTVKHIDMTTNKVEVEIARGVVITVDKNYVFANVQASQQGQSK; this is encoded by the coding sequence ATGAATACAACATTAATCCTCGCAGCACAGGCTGCAGGTCAAGGCAGCCCAATGCCTATGATTATCATGATGGTAGCTATCTTCGCCATCATGTGGTTTTTCATGATTCGTCCACAGCAGAAGAAGCAGAAGGAGATTCGTGCTTTCCAGAATGCTCTCTCAGCAGGTGATTCTGTTGTGACTGGTGGTGGAATCTATGGCACAGTAAAGCATATTGATATGACAACCAATAAGGTTGAAGTTGAGATTGCACGTGGTGTTGTTATCACTGTTGATAAGAACTACGTATTCGCAAACGTACAGGCTTCTCAGCAGGGTCAGAGTAAGTAA
- the nusB gene encoding transcription antitermination factor NusB: MINRELIRIKIVQLTYAYYQNGNRNMDNAEKELLFSLAKAYDLYNYLLALIVSVTQEERHRVEIAATRANREGTEAPSSRFATNKFAVQLEENKQLNLFMESQKRRWEDDMEAVRKLCDQIEQSTIYQEYMASDDDSYEADREVWRKIYRTLIQENPDLDAVLEEKSLYWNDDKEVVDTFVIKTIKRFDPANGADQELLPEYRDEEDRDFALKLFRSTILNADDYQRYMSESSRNWDFSRLAYMDVVIMQIAIAEMLTFPNIPVTVTINEYVDLAKLYSTPRSGGYINGMLDTIARHLIQTGKMMKTMPEPRQHRPRNDCQEERVPRREGRRPTIAQTSAQRVAYRQQQATDQAENKE, translated from the coding sequence ATGATCAATAGGGAATTAATAAGAATTAAGATTGTCCAGTTAACCTATGCATACTATCAGAACGGTAACAGGAATATGGACAATGCTGAGAAGGAACTTCTTTTCAGCTTGGCGAAAGCGTATGACCTCTACAATTACCTCTTGGCCTTAATCGTATCAGTCACGCAAGAGGAGCGCCATCGCGTGGAGATTGCTGCTACTCGTGCTAACCGTGAGGGGACAGAGGCTCCCTCAAGTCGTTTTGCAACCAATAAGTTCGCTGTGCAGTTGGAAGAGAATAAGCAGCTTAACCTTTTCATGGAATCACAAAAACGTCGTTGGGAAGATGATATGGAGGCTGTGCGTAAACTCTGTGATCAGATTGAACAGAGCACTATCTACCAAGAGTACATGGCAAGTGATGATGATTCGTACGAGGCAGACCGTGAGGTGTGGCGTAAGATATATCGTACTCTCATACAGGAGAATCCTGATTTGGACGCTGTGTTGGAAGAGAAGAGTCTTTATTGGAATGATGATAAGGAAGTTGTTGATACCTTCGTTATCAAGACTATCAAACGATTCGACCCTGCTAACGGTGCTGATCAAGAACTTCTGCCAGAATATCGTGACGAAGAGGACCGTGACTTTGCACTTAAACTCTTCCGTTCAACTATCCTTAATGCAGACGATTATCAGCGTTATATGAGTGAGTCAAGTCGTAACTGGGATTTCTCTCGTTTGGCTTATATGGATGTTGTCATCATGCAGATAGCTATTGCAGAGATGCTTACATTCCCTAATATCCCAGTAACGGTGACCATCAACGAGTATGTTGACTTGGCTAAATTGTATAGTACACCGAGAAGTGGTGGATATATCAATGGTATGCTTGATACAATTGCACGTCATCTCATACAGACTGGTAAGATGATGAAGACAATGCCTGAGCCTCGTCAACATCGTCCTCGCAATGATTGCCAAGAGGAAAGAGTACCACGTCGTGAGGGACGTCGCCCAACGATTGCGCAAACTTCTGCTCAGCGTGTGGCTTATCGTCAGCAGCAAGCAACTGATCAGGCGGAGAATAAGGAATAA
- a CDS encoding 50S ribosomal protein L25/general stress protein Ctc, whose protein sequence is MKEIKVTGQKRTDLGKKASKQLRKEGLIPCNLYGEAQQDGKPVAFSFTAPMSELRKLVYTPHIYVVELIIDGERRTAVLKELQFHPVTDALLHVDFYEVNDQKPIVMGVPVKLVGLAQGVRDGGRMNMSIRKINVKAPYQQIPEHLDINVTELRLGKSIKVGELSFEGLELVTPKEVVVCSIKATRNSIQAAQAAAAAGAE, encoded by the coding sequence ATGAAAGAAATTAAAGTAACAGGTCAGAAGCGTACAGACCTTGGAAAGAAAGCTTCTAAGCAGCTCCGTAAGGAGGGTTTGATTCCATGTAACCTCTATGGTGAGGCACAGCAGGATGGCAAGCCAGTAGCATTCTCATTCACAGCTCCTATGTCAGAGTTGCGTAAGTTGGTTTACACACCACACATCTACGTTGTAGAGTTGATTATTGATGGTGAGAGACGTACTGCAGTTCTTAAGGAGCTCCAGTTCCACCCAGTAACAGACGCTCTGCTTCACGTAGACTTCTATGAGGTGAACGACCAGAAGCCAATCGTTATGGGTGTACCAGTTAAGCTCGTAGGTTTGGCACAGGGTGTTCGCGATGGTGGTCGTATGAACATGTCTATCCGTAAGATTAATGTTAAGGCTCCTTATCAGCAGATTCCAGAGCACCTCGATATCAACGTTACTGAGCTTCGTCTTGGTAAGAGTATCAAGGTTGGCGAGTTGAGCTTCGAGGGTCTTGAGTTGGTAACTCCAAAGGAGGTTGTAGTTTGCTCTATCAAGGCTACACGTAACTCTATCCAAGCTGCGCAGGCTGCAGCAGCTGCTGGGGCAGAGTAA
- the pth gene encoding aminoacyl-tRNA hydrolase, whose translation MDKYLICGLGNPGYEYEGTRHNTGFMVLDAFAKASNIVFEDKRYGFVAETTVKGRKIILLKPTTFMNLSGNAVRYWLNKENIDQSRLLVVSDDVALPLGAFRLKGNGSNGGHNGLGHIQQLIGQNYARLRMGVGNDYPRGGQVDWVLGRYSDEEMKELQPAIDLGVDIIKSFALAGIDITMNQFNKLGKK comes from the coding sequence TTGGACAAGTATTTGATTTGTGGATTGGGTAACCCTGGTTATGAATACGAGGGAACCAGACACAATACAGGATTTATGGTATTGGACGCTTTCGCTAAAGCGTCCAATATTGTTTTTGAGGATAAGCGTTATGGTTTCGTTGCTGAGACAACGGTCAAGGGGCGAAAGATTATTCTTTTGAAGCCTACGACATTCATGAATCTCTCTGGAAATGCCGTGCGCTACTGGCTCAACAAGGAGAATATCGACCAGAGTAGACTCTTGGTTGTCTCTGACGATGTTGCCCTTCCATTAGGTGCTTTCCGCTTGAAAGGAAACGGATCTAATGGTGGTCACAATGGCTTAGGACATATCCAGCAACTCATCGGACAGAACTATGCTCGTCTACGTATGGGTGTTGGTAACGACTATCCACGTGGTGGACAGGTAGACTGGGTATTGGGTCGCTACTCTGACGAGGAGATGAAAGAACTTCAGCCAGCTATCGACTTGGGCGTAGACATTATCAAGAGTTTTGCCCTTGCTGGTATCGACATCACAATGAACCAGTTTAATAAACTCGGAAAGAAGTAA